In Anolis sagrei isolate rAnoSag1 chromosome 5, rAnoSag1.mat, whole genome shotgun sequence, the DNA window CTTAAACACCATATTGAGTACTCCAGTATGGTGTTTAAGAATAATCTGCAGCTCAGATTATTCCCACTCCTGTTCTAGAAGAACCAGTGTTGATTTttccatgttgttgttttatgtgtaTAATTATCTTATTTGTCCTAGATTATTTTGTAGATAAACATGCTTTAATTATTGCATGCACACATGGTATTTGAAAAATAAAGAGGAGAATTTCAAAGTAATGCTTAAACATGTATGGGGagagttttgaaatggtttctaatgcatatatatgtgtatgattttttaaatgtttaggaTATATTTCAGAACGTGAGTCACCTTCCCACCTTTAGTTCCCCTGCTATTGAAAGCCACATTCACCGTATTGCAGGTCTGTctcagaagtttatttatttaaatgatgATGTGATGTTTGGGAAGGATGTTTGGCCTGATGATTTCTATAGTCACTCCAAAGGTCAAAAGGTAAGCTGTTTGCAAAAATGTTTGATGTATAGAATTTTGTTGAATTGTAATTTTAAAAGATAACATTTTAAAGTTCTGAAAATAACTTTGAAAGGATAGTATTCTGGCACACATGAACTTAAGGTCATTTGCTGACAAACCCTTCCATTTTATACCCTTGGAAGTATTTTCCTGCTATTTTTGTTtccatgggttttttaaaatgtcagaggcgaattgagaatatactgcaaattGTTTCTTGTGTGAGGGAATcggccgtctacaaagacattgcccagtgcacacccagatgtgttaccatcttgttggaagcttctctcatgtccccgcatgggaagctggggctgacaaatgggagctcacctggcacaagggtttaacccattgcgccaccacaatGTTTAGAAATACATGCAAGGCTGGTTTGGCAGGCATCGATACAGTGGCAAATCTATTTTTTTAGAGcttcattgaaatactaaaaatGCACAAAAAGTCATTTTGAGAATGAAGTGATTTATCtgatttctcttcctttccttctggtTGTCAGGTTTATTTGACTTGGCCTGTGCCAAACTGTGCCGAAGGATGTCCTGGTTCATGGATTAAAGATGGCTACTGTGATAAAGCCTGTAACAATTCTGCTTGTGATTGGGATGGAGGTGATTGCACTGGTAAGAAGGTATCCATATTGAGTACTGGACATAAACTTTCCTAGGGTTATCAGAATATTTAATCAAGTAATGACTATGCTCAGACTTAAGAAAACAAGTTTTTAGCTGaccaacattttttttctcttctgcttttatTGCCTTGAGATTCAAAAAGTTGCAGTATACATTTGAGGacactgttttcctttttttttccttttaggtaATAGTGTGGGGAGCCGTTTTGGTGCTGGCGGTGGAGCAGGAGGAGGTGTTGGGAATGTCCAGCCTTGGCAGTTTGGTGGAGGAATAAGTGGAGTTTCATACTGTAACCAAGGCTGTGCTAATTCATGGCTAGCTGATAAATTCTGTGACCAGGCATGCAATGTCCTTCCATGTGGATTTGATGCTGGCGACTGTGGACAAGGTATGTTAATGCTACATAAGTGAGGATGGCCCTTTAATTATCAATACCTTTTGATGTATATTTTGTGGAGTCATTCATCTGGTTCTGTTAGTACAGCTTGTTTGCTTCATATGTATTCTGTCCATATTGAGTTGTGTTAAACTCAGGACATCAGGTACAGATTAATCGAATAGAAGGGAGGCCAAGGGTGGGAACCTCTGCCAATTTTGTGTATATACAGTGCTTTTTTACTGCCCAAAACTGAAAAAAGCAGTTGTATCATTTTCAGCTTCACTTTTGACTATTGTGAATTCTTGAgggttttggaagttttggagaTCACGTAGGGTGGAGGAGTGCTATGGCTTTCCCCATTTAGAAgtatttttaagtgttgttgttattattattattattattattattattattattattattcctgcaaAAGCCTGCTCTCATTCAGGGTTGCAGGCTATGGCAGTGGGGCattctgaaggaaaaaaaaccttgacccaaaatgttaaaaatgttagTGTATGTGCACGAAAATGAGAGTAGTGATTACCTGCATTCTAAGTGTTACATTTGAAAGCCACTCTTAGGCCTCTTCcatactgcccctatatcccaggagcagatcccagattttctgcttattccagattgtctggcagttcagactcatacaatccagtttaaagcagataatctgggatcagatcctgggatataggggcagtgtagaaggggccttagttccaTTTGGGaacaaagcaggatataaatcaaataaataaataaataaatagacaatgATAAtggaaacactttaaaaaaacttctCTTGTATTCCAGATCACTTTGATGAGCTTTACAAAGTGACTCTTCAAAAGAATCAGACCCATTATGTGATTCCCAAAGGTGAATATCTACCTTATTTCAGCTTTGCTGACATAGCCAAGAAAGGACTGGAAGGTGCATATAGTGATAATCCAGTTATACGGCATGCTTCCATTGCAAACAAATGGAAGACAATCCACTTAATAATGCATAGTGGAATGAATGCAACTGTACTCTATTTCAAccttacatttcaaaataaagatgACGAAGAGTTTAAGATGCAGATAACCCTAGAAGTGGAGACAAGAGAGGAACCAAAAACAAATACAACTTCTACCCAGAAACCCGAAGGTGATGTGAAAGCTACAACTTCAGTGCCAGAAGCTGAAATTATATTTGAGGATGTTCCCGATGAAGAACGttttccaaaaattaaaaaacaccCAAATGGCACATTTGAGAGCATGGACGAAGACATGATAATTCAACCAGTAAATATGTCTGACCTCCCAGAAAATGTGAAATTATCTCTGCAGGATCTGGAGTTACAGCTCATTGTTGGTGACATTACCCAGAAAGGGTATAATCGGTCCAAGGCTGCTATCTTGAGGCCTTTCCAGATAATGCCTGTAGCAACAAAGGAAGCAAAAAATAATTCCCAGAAGatgcagaaaaatgaaagatATGATGGCTTGATAAATGGGAATAAGTCTGCAATTGGGCATTTTGACAATGCCAAACTCGAAATGGGAGGAAATTTTCACAGAAAGTTTCCTCCAGAATTTGCTCCTGCAGGTAATGCTATTGTGGCAATGAAAGTAAACAGTCATTTCCCACTAAGAGGCAGTTCCACAGTAAGGTCTGCTCCTGTAATTAAAGACATTGTTGAAAAGCCCGAATATCCAGAGAAAACCTTGAACACCATCATACAGAAAGAGGCTCAGAAGTCCAAAGAAATGAGGAAAGGAAGAgctacagaaaaaaagaaagacaatgtTAATATTGATCCATCACTTGCTAAGGAAGATGTAGCAGAAAGTCAAGTCTTACCAGGAAGAAAATTGCAGTATTACACTGGAAATTATCGAGGCTTTTTGCCATGGGAGAAACACAAATATTTCCAAGATCTTCTTGAAGTGAGTATCCAATATAACTAGAAATGTGTCAAGAGTTGAGGGTTTTGAGCAGGCCTTTTATTTGCTGATTCTGGTGCTTATTTGGTTGTATTTCCTTTATTTCTCATGTTTTCTGCTGTCAGAACATTTTGTAGTAGAACAACCCATAAGGTCAGGCCTCCAGTAGATTGAATGAAATAATCATTTGATCTAGGAAAGTATAAAATGATTTTTGCCAGGCTTGTCGTGACATTCAGTTAAAAATGTATGTGGGTCATTTTAGTCAATTTTATTGTTCGCTTGCTAATGTAGACATgaggtatatatacacatatatatacacatatattcctGCTTTCCAGGAGGAAGAGGCGTTAAAGAAGGAGATGGCCTATTTTACAGATAGTAAACAGATTGGGAGGCAGCTGAAGGATACATTTGCTGACTCTCTCAGATATGTAAACAAGCTTTTGAACAGCAAGTTTGGATTCACATCCCGGAAAGTTCCTGCTCATATGCCTCACATGATCGATCGAAAAGTCATGCAAGAATTACAAGATTTGTGAGTCAAACATTGTTCCTTTTTCTTGGGATATCGTATGTTGCCTACTTGGATCCTTGGGCCTAGGTGTTTATCTAATTTGTAAAATAGGTTTCACAAACAGCACATATGGAATAGGCAATAGAAGAATCTGTTGTATACCTTTCTGCTTTAGGTTAGCCTGTCCCATTCCTTTGTAGGTTTGAAAAATATGTATCTGCACCAAAATTGTTTGCCTTTTTGAGCTTTTTTCTCATAATTTTGAGAAATTTTGatagtttaaaaatgttttatcttttagGGGGTGACTTCACATTTTCAGGTCAATTTTAGATCAGATGCTCacctcttttttgaaaaaaaataggcCTAAAAATGTTGAGGTGAGTTTGCCTCCAGCAAAATGGCCTGGGAGGTTTTAAGGCACAGAGATTCAGCAGGTGGTGGAAATGGAAGACGCAGCCTATCCAAGGTGCTAGTGGATACCTCCCAATCTCTAGCAGTTGCCCATCTCTTTTGCCCTGTTTGGACAAAATTCTTCAAATGTATATGAAATCAGTTAAAGTAACCATTTGTTCTTGACAGATTTCCTGAGGAGTTTGACAAGACCTCATTTCACAAAGTACGCCACTCCGAAGATATGCAGTTTGCCTTTTCATATTTCTACTATCTCATGAGTGCTGTTCAGCCACTTAATATCTCCCAGGTTTTTGATGAAGTTGATACAGATCAATCTGGAATTTTATCTGATCGAGAGATACGTACACTGGCCACAAGAATTCATGAACTCCCTTTAAGTTTGCAGGTAACTTTTTAAAGAAAGGCATTGAAGatactgggttgctttgagttttttgggctgtatggccatgttccagctgcatgctctcctgatgttttgcctgcatgtatggtTTGCCTCATTGCCAACAGAAGTTCTGAACAGCCaacccacagatgcaggcaaaatgtcaggagagaatgcagatggaacatggccatacagcctgaaaaactcacagcaacccagtgattccctctgtgaaagccttcaacaacacattaaagaTATTGCATATTCAGTGATGGATTTATTCGTCCAGTGCTGTAATACAAGTATTTTAACCATATACTCTGCACTTGCTATGACCACAGAGCAGAAAAAACTCAAACTTTTAGATGTGTCCCTCCAAATTTTATTTAGATTCATTTTTTCATCACCTCTAAGCAGTAATGAAGTACCatatcaacatctggagggctgaatgtTCCTATACTTTTTGTAGAACAATAATATAATGGATAGAcaacctctagagcagtggttatcaacctgtgggtccccaggtgttttagcctacaactcccagaaatcccagccagtttaccagctgttaggatttctgggaattgaaagccaaaaacatctggggacccacaggttgagaaccactgctctagagttatGAGGACCCCATTGACTCTTGGGGGTGTGACACATTGTTCCTGCTACTACAcctttgtttttaacttgttttcaAATAAATACCCCCTTTGCCACCCTGGCCCAACCATTTTAGACATAGAAGTCAACTGGAAGAGAACTTCGTTATCActttctacttttaaaaaaaaagatctttGTTGGGCCTAAAATGACAACCTTGGCAACATTCACCCATTTTTAGTGATTCACCCTCATTGGAGTGTGGATCCCTGGAAATCTTGAAGATGGCCCTCAGGGGCTATATGATTTTATTCCCTGCCCCTGACCTATATGCTGTGGCCCTGCCGCCTATCTTCAGTATCTAACCAAAGTCAATAATTGTTAGAAGAGTATTTGCCAACAGAATTCCAgcatagcaaaacaaacatttaGAAACAAGTGTGCTGAGAATGTGATATTTAATCTTTAAAGATTGCTAACTTTCAGGGCACTGAAGAAACTAATATAatgtttttcctctcctttctcctttattAGGATCTGACAGGCCTGGAGCAAATGTTAATAAATTGTTCTAAATCCCTTCCTGTCAATATTACGCAGATTAATATTATACCACCAACTCAGGAAGCATATTATGATCCCAATCTGGTAAGGAACTACATTCTTTAATCTTCCTTATATGTATAAATAATCTGCAAAATTGTATGTTGTATCTATTAATAGTTCATATtggtaaatatatattttaaaaatctaaattcAATATGTTCATTATATGtataatgattttatttattaatgcattgAAGAGTAGACCTTATTCTTAGTATATCAAATATAACCTTTGAATGCCCTATTCATTTCAAAAGTAATTGGCCATCTGGCATAAAGTAACTATAGATCAAAGGTCAGGTGCCCACACTCTTCCAGGAACACTTAGAAATGTGACTACTTAAATAGTTTCAGAGTTTTCCATGATGGGGGGTTGATTTTTACATCTGAACTGGGAGAAATGAGCTTAATGGGTTCTTTTCCTTCTAAAATGTCACGTATGTTCATGGAGCTTTCCAAAGAAGAAAAGGACAGGGCCCTATTCCTGGTGACTAACAATTTGAAATTTTATAGTTGAAAGACAGACGGCTAAAAATAGAGAAAATGGGAAATGTATAAATTAGCTTTCCACAATCTAATCTCCTCTAGTGTGATGGATTATAATTTCcattattcttcgtgtcctctgcgaaatccacacctatgggtttccctttgcgcatgcgcagaaatccggaacattctaagtttgatgaataaaaaaatgattatttaaggctccgcccacctccccgccccctcGGTATATATATCCCGCCGGATGCGGGTGAGCTCTAGTTCCTTTTCCGCGCTAATCCGGCAGCATCTTGGAACATTCGCCCACTCTCTACCGGCTTTTTTGACTAAGGACTTCCCTTCTGACTCCGTATCTCTCCACTCCTGACCCGGACAGACTGACTACTCTCTACTTCAGGCTGGCATGTCttctcagtattttaaaaactgctcGGCCTGCGGGGCTACTTTGCCCGAGGCTGATAAACATTCCAAATGTTTGTTATGCTTGGGGGAGGCTCACAATCTCCAATCCTGTGAGATATGTTTAAGTTTCACCAGTAGAGCCCGCAAAGGCAGAGATAATCGTTTAAAAGCGCTCCTTTATGAACGCGCCTTGGCTCCCCAGACGCTACCTCCCCCCTCCCATTCTTCCCCAACCCAAGAGCTCACTCAGCCTCCCTCTCCACGTGCTGGAGATAGGCGAGATTCGAGCCAGGCAAACGCTTCCTCAGTGGAGCCGCctaaaaagaaagcaaagcccTCAAAACAAGCCACGAGGTCGGCTAAATCAAAAGAAAAAtcttcaaaacaaaaaaagggacggcaactcactggcgaGCAGCCCTTGAGCCCTCCTATGCTGGAACCGGCCTCCCACCTTCCCGGTTCCGCCTTCCAGCCCCAAGATCCCCTCCCTCCCATGCTCCAGCTGGAAGAGCCTACTTACCTTCCCCCTCTGGAGCTCCTGGATCCGCTCCAAAATCAGCCGAACGCGGAGCTTTCTCCTCCGCCCCTTCCACCCTCCCAAGCctcacctcccccctcccccagcccacCAGATTCGCCGGTACCGAGGGAGTCTCCTCCCTCGGAGCAGCACACTTCCGCGGCGCGGGCTCCGCGCCGCCGCCAgcgctctctctccccttcccctcatcCCCCTCCTAACCCCCACCCTTCCAAGAGAGCTAGATCTCACGATCAATACCAGCCCTACAGCCCACAAGACTACCCTTATCACCTCTACCCTCCCCCCCGCCTTTTCCTATGTACCCCTTCTattatccaccccccccccacccacgcTAAGGACTACAATACCCAGTATCCACCCCAGTTTGGATACCCATATCCACCTCATGCAGCTCCTACTGCTACACTCTCTCGCCCTCCACAAGAACACATTGAACCAGATCCCCCCCAACCATGCCAAGACCCCCTCGCACAAGCTCACCAAGAGGTTGAGACAGTAGACCTGGAGTCCACTGATGATACTCCAATCATACAGGAACCCATTCCAGATTCTGATCCTTCCCCCAAAAatttggaagaatttaaaaagTTCTCTGCCCTGTTAATCAGACTTTCCAAATACCTTAATCTCTCTACACCTGAACCCACAGATACTGTGGTAGACCCATGCTTCACttctactgaacaacaacaacctacttccactgtgttgcccacttTACCATTTCTACTAAAAATCTTAAAAAATACTGGTGTTGCTCCGGCTATGATCCCGGCAACCCCCAAAAGGGCAGAAAATTTATACCGTATTGATCTTTCTTCAGCCTCATGGCTATCTAAAATGCCTAAGGCAAATTCCATTGTAactgatgctcaaccaaaacctgTCCAACCAAACCAAACCTCCCCCTctgataaagagggaaggaaacttgACTCTATGGCCAAAAAATTTTACTCCTCAGCATGCCTATTCGCACGCATGGCCCACTACGGAGTTTATATGAGTGTTTATCAAACCCTCCTATGGAACAAAATATCACCATACCTGGAGTTACTACCTCCAGCTGAACAACCACTTGCcatggcttttaaagaagaagctcTTCTCTTATCATCTCTGCAAAAAGATCTTGCGAGAAACACAGCCGACACCTCTGGCAAACTCATTGCAGGCTCCGTGGCCCTTCGGCGCCATGCCTGGCTGAGGGCTGCTATCCTCTCTCAATCTCAACGCACCCTCATTGAAAACCTCCCCATGGATGAGGCAGGTCTATTCAATCCTGAGACTGATTCACAACTTGAACATTCTCACAAAATGAAACAAACCGTCTTCAAGTATGACCAGCAACCCTACTCCCATCAACGCCAACGATGGGGCTCATACTACTATCGCCCTCATTACTACAGCAGACCCTATAATACCTCCTTCTACAGAGGACGTCAAAGATCTTACACCCAGTCTACGGCCCCGAGGCGGCCTCAGCTCCCTttcagaggtcagtaccgtggcACCAGACCCTCTAACAACTCTAAACGTCGTTTTTAGCACATCACTACCCAAAACCATTTCCCCTTCCACGCATACACCACCACTCACATACCTCAATAGACTACAATTCTTTCTTCCAGCATGGCAATCCATCACTACAGATGCCTGGGTCTTAGACATAATTCAAAGGGGATATGCGATAGAGTTTGACACCTACCCACCTGTGGGAAAGGTCCTCCTTACACAGCCCTCTCAAGAGATCTGGGAGGAAATACACTCCCTTCTTCAAAAGGGCGCCATATCCTCTAACTCCACACACAATATCACCTCCTGCTTCTTTTCTCGATATTTCCTAGTAGACAAAAGGGATGGGGGACTACGCCCCATCCTGGATCTTCGCAGGCTCAATACGTTCATCACACCACGCAAATTCCGCATGGTTACACTTCCTAA includes these proteins:
- the GNPTAB gene encoding N-acetylglucosamine-1-phosphotransferase subunits alpha/beta — its product is MLLKLLQRQTYTCLSHRYGPCLCLGGLVLVVVSALQFGEVVLEWSQDQYHVLFDSYRDNVAGKSFQNRLCLPMPIDVVYTWVNGTDVELIRELQQVRKQMEEEQRIMREILGKNVTEPTKKSEKQLECLLTHCIKVPMLVLDPALLSNITLKDLPSVYPLLRSANKFFSVPKPKNPSTNVTVVVFDSSKEAEDAHSQILKENKRQAVWRGYLTTDKEVPGLVIMPDLVFLKGFPLTFKETNQLRTKLPENLASKIKQLQLYSEAGVALLQLNNPKGFQELNQQAKKNMTIEGKELTLNPAYLLWDLSSISQSKQDEDISASRFEDNEELRYSLRSIERHAPWVRHIFIVTNGQIPSWLNLDNPRLTIVTHQDIFQNVSHLPTFSSPAIESHIHRIAGLSQKFIYLNDDVMFGKDVWPDDFYSHSKGQKVYLTWPVPNCAEGCPGSWIKDGYCDKACNNSACDWDGGDCTGNSVGSRFGAGGGAGGGVGNVQPWQFGGGISGVSYCNQGCANSWLADKFCDQACNVLPCGFDAGDCGQDHFDELYKVTLQKNQTHYVIPKGEYLPYFSFADIAKKGLEGAYSDNPVIRHASIANKWKTIHLIMHSGMNATVLYFNLTFQNKDDEEFKMQITLEVETREEPKTNTTSTQKPEGDVKATTSVPEAEIIFEDVPDEERFPKIKKHPNGTFESMDEDMIIQPVNMSDLPENVKLSLQDLELQLIVGDITQKGYNRSKAAILRPFQIMPVATKEAKNNSQKMQKNERYDGLINGNKSAIGHFDNAKLEMGGNFHRKFPPEFAPAGNAIVAMKVNSHFPLRGSSTVRSAPVIKDIVEKPEYPEKTLNTIIQKEAQKSKEMRKGRATEKKKDNVNIDPSLAKEDVAESQVLPGRKLQYYTGNYRGFLPWEKHKYFQDLLEEEEALKKEMAYFTDSKQIGRQLKDTFADSLRYVNKLLNSKFGFTSRKVPAHMPHMIDRKVMQELQDLFPEEFDKTSFHKVRHSEDMQFAFSYFYYLMSAVQPLNISQVFDEVDTDQSGILSDREIRTLATRIHELPLSLQDLTGLEQMLINCSKSLPVNITQINIIPPTQEAYYDPNLPPVTKNLLTNCKLVTERIRKTYKDKNKYRFEIMGEEEVAFKMIRTNVSHVVGQLDDIRKNPRKFVCLNDNIDHNHKDAQTVKAVLRDFYESMFPIPSQFELPREYRNRFLHTQELQEWRAYRDKLKFWTHCVLVTLIVFTITSFFAEQLIAIKRKIFPRRRIQKEVCHERMKV